From the Lysobacter sp. FW306-1B-D06B genome, one window contains:
- the hutG gene encoding N-formylglutamate deformylase: MNLPHDSDIFTLHRGTAPLLVSLPHDGSHIPDELAARMVPSARRAPDTDWHVSVLYDFARELGASVIVPRHSRYVVDLNRPPDDTSLYPGQNTTGLCPAVQFTGAAVYLDGQAPDEAEVAQRVERYWRPYHDALAGEIERIRSQHGRVVLWEGHSIRGSDLPFLFEGRLPDLNLGTSSGASCSPALQQRLEAVLSGQIDYDHVVNGRFKGGYITRHYGQPARGVEAVQLEISQRNYMDEDTFAYESGKATVLQALLRRLLAATLA, from the coding sequence ATGAACCTTCCACACGACTCCGACATCTTCACCCTGCATCGCGGCACCGCGCCGCTGCTGGTGAGCCTGCCGCACGACGGCAGCCACATTCCCGACGAACTGGCAGCGCGCATGGTGCCCTCGGCGCGTCGCGCGCCGGACACGGACTGGCACGTATCGGTGCTGTACGATTTCGCGCGCGAGCTGGGCGCGTCGGTCATCGTGCCGCGCCATTCGCGCTACGTGGTCGATCTGAACCGCCCGCCGGACGACACCTCGCTGTACCCCGGCCAGAACACGACCGGCCTGTGCCCGGCGGTGCAGTTCACGGGCGCAGCGGTTTACCTCGACGGCCAGGCGCCGGACGAAGCCGAGGTCGCACAGCGCGTGGAGCGCTACTGGCGCCCGTACCACGATGCGCTGGCCGGCGAGATCGAACGCATCCGCTCGCAGCACGGCCGTGTCGTGTTGTGGGAAGGCCATTCGATCCGCGGCAGCGACCTGCCGTTCCTGTTCGAAGGACGGCTGCCGGACCTCAACCTGGGCACGTCGAGCGGCGCGAGTTGCTCGCCGGCGCTGCAGCAGCGGCTCGAAGCCGTGCTGTCGGGTCAGATCGACTACGACCACGTCGTCAACGGCCGTTTCAAGGGCGGCTACATCACGCGCCATTACGGCCAGCCCGCGCGTGGCGTGGAGGCCGTGCAGTTGGAGATCAGCCAGCGCAACTACATGGACGAGGACACGTTCGCCTACGAGTCCGGCAAGGCGACGGTGCTGCAGGCCCTATTGCGTCGCTTGCTGGCGGCGACGCTGGCCTGA
- a CDS encoding PQQ-binding-like beta-propeller repeat protein, translated as MKLRHALGATCVIVSLVGCGGGGGGGGNDGGANNGQPSPGGTPPTGTLASVDIALTTPPILETLPLGYINTVTVEGTWTGRNLGNGAVYVKVTDDAGATTYKMPAPQAAPGGTFQILLEVPASHSVVERSGTLSFTACGDANCATPYTGVAGKLDYRVLFSDIGEWETMGRDGTHRSYVPITIDPTRIEEAWEWTFPKDAAARQAMLTRPATIVGTVFVTGFNLTNDRSQYGHTLFALDEATGKVKWSFPVEGHALAPGAARGRVVQPALDSSAMLTVLDAALGKKRFTHGQSTANASTLVPSFYDRKAFFMGGDTGNEIRSIDLHTGALDWSRPRIGMQTTTLAVDGAHVYYHTGSELEILDRGFGSRYALITDPASDGAFVPGPTAPMLGSQGNVIVRSWHGATHTAKLTSFDIASRQWAWSTVDSYTTPLAVGKDMVYAYREAISMPLVHAIDESTGNVMWNWIPPAPSQTNVAGNLVATDNLLFASTSGAYSAWTWAIDLSTRQVVWQYPASGYVVISANRMMYLLADKPNLGTPEKIVAFRLR; from the coding sequence GTGAAGTTGAGGCATGCATTGGGTGCGACGTGCGTCATCGTGTCGCTGGTCGGTTGCGGCGGCGGTGGTGGCGGCGGCGGAAATGACGGCGGCGCCAACAACGGCCAGCCCAGCCCGGGCGGCACGCCGCCCACGGGAACGCTAGCCAGCGTCGATATCGCGCTGACGACGCCACCGATCCTGGAAACCTTGCCCCTCGGGTACATCAACACGGTGACGGTGGAAGGCACCTGGACCGGGCGCAACCTGGGCAACGGCGCCGTCTACGTGAAAGTCACCGACGACGCCGGCGCCACCACATACAAGATGCCGGCACCGCAGGCCGCACCTGGCGGCACGTTCCAGATCCTGCTGGAAGTCCCGGCGTCCCACTCGGTCGTGGAGCGATCCGGCACACTCTCGTTCACCGCCTGCGGCGACGCGAACTGCGCCACGCCGTACACGGGCGTGGCGGGCAAGCTGGACTACCGCGTGCTGTTCTCCGACATCGGCGAATGGGAGACGATGGGGCGCGACGGCACGCACCGCAGCTATGTTCCGATCACGATCGACCCGACGCGCATCGAGGAGGCCTGGGAATGGACGTTCCCGAAGGACGCCGCGGCACGCCAGGCCATGCTCACCCGACCGGCCACCATCGTCGGCACGGTATTCGTCACCGGCTTCAACTTGACCAACGACCGCAGCCAGTACGGCCACACCCTGTTTGCGCTGGACGAGGCGACCGGGAAGGTGAAGTGGTCCTTTCCGGTGGAGGGACATGCACTTGCGCCCGGCGCGGCTCGCGGCCGCGTCGTGCAACCCGCACTCGACAGCAGCGCCATGCTCACCGTGCTTGATGCGGCGCTCGGAAAGAAGCGCTTCACGCACGGACAGTCCACGGCGAACGCGTCCACGCTGGTGCCATCGTTTTACGACCGCAAGGCGTTCTTCATGGGCGGTGACACGGGCAACGAAATACGCAGCATCGACCTCCACACCGGCGCGCTCGACTGGTCGCGCCCGCGTATCGGGATGCAGACCACCACGCTGGCCGTGGACGGCGCCCATGTCTACTACCACACGGGCTCCGAGTTGGAGATCCTCGACCGTGGCTTCGGCTCCCGGTATGCCCTGATCACGGACCCCGCCTCGGATGGGGCGTTCGTTCCCGGCCCCACCGCTCCGATGCTGGGCTCGCAGGGCAATGTGATCGTCCGCTCCTGGCACGGCGCGACCCACACCGCCAAACTCACCAGCTTCGACATTGCAAGCCGGCAATGGGCGTGGTCGACGGTGGACTCGTACACGACCCCACTCGCCGTCGGCAAAGACATGGTGTACGCCTACCGCGAAGCGATCTCGATGCCCCTGGTGCATGCCATCGACGAGAGTACGGGCAACGTGATGTGGAATTGGATACCGCCCGCCCCGAGCCAGACCAATGTCGCCGGCAACCTCGTCGCGACCGACAACCTGCTGTTCGCGAGCACCTCTGGCGCCTACTCAGCCTGGACATGGGCCATCGACCTCAGCACGCGCCAGGTCGTGTGGCAGTATCCGGCCAGTGGCTATGTCGTCATCTCTGCCAACCGCATGATGTACCTGCTGGCAGACAAGCCAAACCTGGGAACGCCGGAAAAGATCGTGGCATTCCGCCTGCGCTGA
- the gorA gene encoding glutathione-disulfide reductase: MNAHASGFDLIVIGGGSGGLAGAFRAAEHGARVALLEPHLLGGTCVNVGCVPKKAMWLAAEVAGRLRLAHTLGFDVGPADACTLDWPEFIVHRERYIAGIHASYRRRLDAAGIMVVPSFGRFVDARTVECENGTLLRGQRILIATGGRPQRPEIPGADLAAVSDDFFQWRAAPERVAVVGAGYIAVELAGLLQGLGSRVELFGRGQRLLAGFDQELAEQLAEDYRQSGLRLHFGHSVSALEKDGARTRVRCEDGSLSEAFDAVLFAIGRRPNSERLQLERAGVVTEAGGQVAVDERHATNVEGIYAVGDITSNAQLTPVAIAAARRLMDRLYGGATALLDARNIPTVVFSHPPLAQVGLTEMEARALHGDAVQVFRAGFRPMLAALADIPQRSLFKLVCVDAERRVVGIHLLGEAADEILQGFAVALRRGITLDDLRDTVAIHPTSAEEVVLMR; the protein is encoded by the coding sequence ATGAACGCGCACGCCAGCGGCTTCGACCTGATCGTCATCGGCGGTGGTTCCGGTGGCCTGGCCGGCGCGTTTCGCGCGGCCGAGCACGGCGCGCGTGTCGCGCTGCTGGAGCCGCACCTGCTCGGCGGCACCTGCGTCAATGTCGGCTGCGTGCCGAAGAAGGCGATGTGGCTGGCGGCCGAAGTCGCCGGTCGCCTGCGCCTGGCGCACACGCTCGGCTTCGACGTCGGGCCGGCGGATGCCTGCACGCTGGACTGGCCGGAGTTCATCGTCCACCGCGAGCGTTACATCGCCGGCATCCATGCCAGTTACCGACGCCGTCTCGATGCGGCCGGGATCATGGTGGTCCCCAGTTTCGGGCGCTTCGTCGACGCGCGCACGGTGGAATGCGAGAACGGCACGCTGCTGCGCGGCCAGCGCATCCTCATCGCCACCGGCGGAAGGCCGCAGCGACCGGAGATCCCCGGCGCCGACCTGGCCGCGGTGTCCGACGATTTCTTCCAGTGGCGCGCCGCGCCGGAGCGCGTGGCGGTGGTCGGCGCGGGCTACATCGCGGTGGAGCTCGCCGGTCTGCTGCAGGGGCTGGGCAGTCGCGTCGAACTGTTCGGGCGCGGACAACGGTTGCTGGCCGGCTTCGATCAGGAACTGGCCGAGCAGCTCGCCGAGGATTACCGGCAATCCGGCCTGCGCCTGCATTTCGGCCATTCGGTCTCCGCGCTGGAGAAGGACGGTGCGCGCACGCGCGTGCGCTGCGAAGACGGCTCGCTCAGCGAGGCGTTCGACGCCGTGCTGTTCGCCATCGGCCGCCGCCCCAACAGCGAGCGGCTGCAGCTGGAACGCGCCGGCGTAGTCACCGAGGCCGGCGGCCAGGTCGCGGTGGACGAGCGCCACGCGACCAATGTCGAGGGCATCTACGCCGTCGGCGACATCACCTCGAATGCGCAGCTGACGCCGGTCGCCATCGCCGCCGCGCGCCGGTTGATGGATCGCCTGTACGGCGGTGCCACCGCGCTGCTCGACGCACGAAACATCCCGACCGTGGTGTTCTCGCATCCGCCGCTGGCGCAGGTGGGCTTGACCGAAATGGAGGCGCGCGCGCTGCACGGCGACGCGGTGCAGGTCTTCCGCGCCGGCTTCCGGCCGATGCTCGCCGCGCTGGCCGACATCCCGCAGCGCAGCCTGTTCAAACTGGTGTGCGTGGACGCCGAACGCCGGGTGGTTGGCATCCACCTGCTGGGCGAGGCGGCGGACGAAATACTGCAGGGCTTTGCCGTCGCGCTGCGGCGCGGCATCACCCTGGACGATCTGCGCGACACTGTCGCGATCCACCCGACCAGCGCCGAGGAAGTGGTGCTGATGCGTTGA